The DNA sequence TGCCTTTGATGATTCTAGTTCGACGATCTTTGCTTTTAATTTCGCTACCTCACCTTCATAGTGTTTAATTCTGGTGTCTTTAACTCTGCTTTCGTGTTTCACGTCATTCAGCTGTTTCCGCATAACCGACATCATGGCATTTTGCCAGACTGTTCCCGCTTGTTTCATTTTCCTCTGATTTACATTGGTTTCCacttctttatttaaattttgaattgtttCTTGTTGACCTTCTATTATATGGCTGTGTTTCTGAAGTTGCTCCTTCATTGTCATCATATCCTCGTCAGTCTTCACTGCAAAATCTCTATACGCATTTAATAAACTCTTGTCTTGCTCTTTAGAATGTCCAAGATGTGCTAGAATATAATTTCGTTCATGAAGTAGTTTATCGTACTGTTTCTCTATCTCTAGCAGCAAGCTATACTTTTCTGTCAATTTCTTGAAGTCTTCCTCGACAAAACTGAACTTAAACTCCATTAATGCCATTTGGTCCCGTTCTGAATTTCTTTGTGGTATATGCAGTATTTCCTTGATTTTTGTATCAATGTGCTGTAAAACTTTTTCGCATTGTTCTTTCTTTTCCTGCAATTTTCTCAGGGCATTTTCGTTAGCATTGTTGTACTTAATCTGTACACCGAAGTCGGACCTAAATTTGTCTTCAGTTTCCTTCAGTTTTGAACTGACGTATCCTAACTGAGACTTTAACTCTTTAATTTCATTTCTCGATTGTGTAAGTTTTTTCTCTAACTCGgatatttcttcatttttccgTTTTTCTTTGTCTTCATAGCCAAACGCATCTTCCAACTGTCTTTGTTTGGCATCGATTGCTTTGTCTTTCTCTTTAGCTATGGCCTCCTTACTCCAAAGACCTTTTAGGATCGATTCTTTGACCTGTAAATCAGACAAAGGTGTAAATACAAAATAACTGTATGCTAGAACAGAATTTCACTGCGCATAGCCTTTATCATGTGAGACCTACATTTATATAATCTTCATTATTATGAGGGAGTGTAGTatttagaagaagaagaagacctTGAGTTATTCTAATAAGGTAGTCATTTTGGTAGGGTTTCAATTCAATTAAATCATGATAAAGAGCACTGTGTTATCGATATGCACTTTGCGTAATCGACCGCATAAATACGTGTTAATTACGCTGTGTGCCATTTAAACACTCAAATACCTTTTCAAATTGTGAATAATTATCATACAAAGCAGTTTTATAgcttttataaaagaaatttatttttaggCGCATAAGactcaaatatttataaatatatatatatgcgagCTTGTTtctgttatgattttttttaaaatacaaattctGTCTTAAACAATGCTggtcattttcttttaaagaaattaaaaaaaaaaaaaattcaaaggatTCTAGGCCCTGCGAAATATGCTTTTTAGCTGAATTCAGAGAATTTTATGGCAAAGAAACATAATGGTTTCACGTACCTTTTCGTGGACAAAATATTCGAGGACTCGTTTATCAGCATCTTTAAGATGTTTGTCCAACGCAGGAATTCTTTTATAAATTTCTTTGAGATCTGAAATGTCTGTATTGGCATTTTCTGAAATTGAaagttaagaaataaaatttaattatccCCGTATCAGTGTATTTAATACAATGCGTTATCTTTTGGTGAAGCAGTTTTTCTGTTCATCGTGATAAGTCCATTGAAACGTCCTTGCAGTGTATGCGTGTTCTAATAGTAcatgggaaacatttttttttgtgctgAGTTTCTTTAGCGAAATCGCAATCTCTTTTAGTTATTACTTTTAGCTCTGTCACCGGTACCGTGCCGTTCGCCGTATATTGCCTGTCACAACATGACATGCCGGTTTCATTTAACACAACCTTCGTAGcgttatgtaaaatattttatgatgatgAAATCAGCTGAGTATCTTTTATTTGAAGTAGGCGTAGCTACTCTTCATTTATCtacattttcacagaaaaaaaaaacacgaaaaatgcAACTTTCACTTAGCCTGCAAATCAATAAAAACT is a window from the Mercenaria mercenaria strain notata chromosome 7, MADL_Memer_1, whole genome shotgun sequence genome containing:
- the LOC123554094 gene encoding uncharacterized protein LOC123554094, which produces MNNKQREILHQHRNFLIKNVPWTDDVANKLLAQGIITDSFLKDIQNIKGGNNSRKILAKLLDVLPLKGSGVFEKFCNFLLLNGHPFIADFLRDEENANTDISDLKEIYKRIPALDKHLKDADKRVLEYFVHEKVKESILKGLWSKEAIAKEKDKAIDAKQRQLEDAFGYEDKEKRKNEEISELEKKLTQSRNEIKELKSQLGYVSSKLKETEDKFRSDFGVQIKYNNANENALRKLQEKKEQCEKVLQHIDTKIKEILHIPQRNSERDQMALMEFKFSFVEEDFKKLTEKYSLLLEIEKQYDKLLHERNYILAHLGHSKEQDKSLLNAYRDFAVKTDEDMMTMKEQLQKHSHIIEGQQETIQNLNKEVETNVNQRKMKQAGTVWQNAMMSVMRKQLNDVKHESRVKDTRIKHYEGEVAKLKAKIVELESSKAHIKSATHRHVHKDLMSPEQHRFTPGMHTDDDDSELDKYETKSRRNTLLPPLGGKVLYQASDVRVSPSQSPKRPKPKQNVYQKGMWSSPNAAMQEPLHTQQLKFENRSIGAQDKLGHMGHGLGGLKLMHGKLGKPSHVRT